The genomic region GTTTCCCCATCTTCCCGCAACTTTTCGTAGCGTTGCGCCGCCTCCACGGCTGCGCTCAACGCGAAGCCGCGCGTCTGCAGGAAACGGACCATACGCGCGTGCTCACCCTTGTGACGCCAGGCCGACTTGTCCAGAAGGGCGAGTGCACGCCCCACCTCGTCCTCACCGTCTCCGCTGGCCGCGAGCACCTCGCGCACGATCCGCTCGTCTACGCCTCGGCGGGCCAGCTCCGCGCGCAGGCGCAGTTCACCCCAGCGCTCCCGGCGCGAGCGTACGAAGGCCTCGGCAAAGGCCCGGTCGTCGAGGTAGCCCCACTCGAGCAGGCGACCCAGCACGGCCCGCGCCACCTCGGGGGTGGTTCGCGCCAGCAGCTTGCGCTCGAGCTCGGCCCGGCTTTGCATGCGACGCCCCAGGGACCTCAGCGCGTACTGCATGGCCCGCTCCTCGCTGTACGG from Oceanithermus desulfurans harbors:
- a CDS encoding regulatory protein RecX, which codes for MKPKEPYSEERAMQYALRSLGRRMQSRAELERKLLARTTPEVARAVLGRLLEWGYLDDRAFAEAFVRSRRERWGELRLRAELARRGVDERIVREVLAASGDGEDEVGRALALLDKSAWRHKGEHARMVRFLQTRGFALSAAVEAAQRYEKLREDGETK